One stretch of Methanococcus voltae DNA includes these proteins:
- the sepS gene encoding O-phosphoserine--tRNA ligase, with translation MANEKNNKNNKNIANNGRFDKAEVLKMAEQDFEKAWKETKDLIKPKRISNRYPRLKPTYGKTHPINDTIESLRQAYLRMGFEEYMNPVIVDEKDIYKQFGPEAMAVLDRCFYLAGLPRPDVGLSDEKIKAIKNLGIDLDKAVKTADTKSTKNKTLTGKEALQNILHGYKKGTLDGDDLVLEISNALEISSEMGLKILDDVFPEFKELKAIASSLTLRSHMTSGWFLTVSDLVKKRSTPFKLFSIDRCFRREQKEDKSHLMTYHSASCAIVGEDIDINDGKLIAESLLSQFGFTNFKFIPDDKKSKYYTPETQTEVYAYHEELGEWIEVATFGIYSPIALSKYGIDVPVMNLGLGVERLAMIKGKFTDVREMVYPQFYEYKLSDRDMATMVNIDKMPVIDEIYNLSKELANTCIENKDAVSPCEFNITKEITFGEISKNINIKVFEKEEGKRLLGPSILNEIYVYDGNIIGIPESFEGVKEEFKEFLQNGKDKGIATNITYIEAISLKVASKIEEALISNTKEFNIKIPIVRSLSDINLKVDDLAMKQIMSNSKVVDVRGPVFLNASVKIE, from the coding sequence ATGGCTAATGAGAAAAATAATAAAAATAATAAAAATATCGCCAATAATGGACGATTTGACAAAGCCGAAGTTTTAAAAATGGCGGAACAAGACTTTGAAAAAGCTTGGAAAGAAACAAAAGATTTAATAAAACCTAAAAGGATTTCAAATAGGTACCCTAGGTTAAAACCAACTTACGGAAAAACTCACCCTATCAACGATACTATAGAGAGTTTAAGACAGGCTTATTTAAGAATGGGTTTTGAAGAGTATATGAACCCGGTAATCGTTGATGAAAAAGATATTTACAAACAGTTTGGACCTGAAGCAATGGCTGTTTTAGATAGATGCTTTTATCTAGCGGGCTTACCACGACCGGACGTAGGCTTAAGCGATGAAAAAATAAAAGCCATCAAAAACTTGGGTATAGATTTAGATAAAGCGGTTAAAACCGCAGATACTAAAAGTACTAAAAATAAAACATTAACCGGTAAGGAAGCATTACAAAACATATTACACGGTTATAAAAAAGGAACACTCGATGGTGACGATTTAGTTCTCGAAATATCAAATGCACTCGAAATATCAAGTGAAATGGGATTAAAAATCTTAGATGACGTTTTCCCAGAGTTTAAAGAACTTAAAGCGATAGCTTCAAGTTTAACATTAAGAAGTCACATGACATCAGGATGGTTTTTAACAGTGTCCGATTTAGTTAAAAAAAGAAGTACACCGTTTAAATTATTTTCTATCGATAGATGTTTCAGAAGAGAGCAAAAAGAAGATAAAAGTCACCTTATGACCTACCATTCCGCTTCATGTGCAATTGTCGGCGAAGATATAGACATTAATGATGGTAAGTTAATAGCAGAAAGTCTTTTATCACAATTTGGATTTACCAATTTTAAATTCATACCTGATGATAAAAAATCAAAATACTATACTCCAGAAACCCAGACTGAGGTTTACGCTTACCACGAAGAGCTCGGAGAATGGATAGAAGTTGCAACATTCGGTATTTATTCACCTATTGCATTAAGTAAGTATGGAATAGACGTTCCAGTAATGAACCTTGGTTTAGGTGTTGAAAGGCTCGCAATGATTAAAGGTAAATTTACAGATGTTAGAGAAATGGTTTACCCTCAATTCTATGAATACAAGTTAAGCGATAGGGATATGGCTACAATGGTAAATATCGATAAAATGCCAGTTATTGACGAAATATATAACTTATCTAAAGAATTAGCAAACACATGTATTGAAAATAAAGACGCGGTTTCACCTTGCGAATTTAATATTACAAAGGAAATTACATTCGGCGAAATATCCAAAAATATAAACATAAAAGTGTTTGAAAAAGAAGAAGGGAAAAGATTATTGGGTCCTTCAATTTTAAATGAAATTTATGTTTATGATGGAAATATTATCGGAATTCCTGAAAGTTTTGAAGGAGTTAAGGAAGAATTTAAAGAATTTTTACAAAATGGTAAAGATAAGGGAATTGCTACAAACATTACGTATATTGAAGCAATTAGCTTAAAAGTAGCTTCAAAAATTGAAGAAGCGCTCATAAGCAACACAAAAGAGTTTAACATTAAAATACCAATCGTTAGAAGCTTAAGCGACATTAATTTAAAAGTTGATGACTTGGCAATGAAGCAAATAATGAGCAATTCAAAAGTAGTGGACGTTAGAGGTCCAGTATTCTTAA
- the taw2 gene encoding tRNA(Phe) (4-demethylwyosine(37)-C(7)) aminocarboxypropyltransferase Taw2, with product MTDIKKLKYQKIGDILIVKNDLNESEIKELVKRTNCKTILKYETHITGDLRVPTTKILYGTETETINKEHGCLFSIDASKIMWSMGNLEERKRIANKSNSDEIVVDMFAGIGYFTIPLAKYSKPKKIYALELNPNSYHHLCKNVKLNKVEDIVVPINIDNRTFQFDNLDTNTNDNAENKVNMKADRILMGYVVKTNEFLEKAFQLLGNYGTIHYHDTVPEKLINSRPIEQLKSIGGIYGFELEKYEIVRIKKYSPGVWHIVVDAKFKKIDIG from the coding sequence ATGACTGACATTAAAAAATTAAAATATCAAAAAATAGGGGATATATTAATTGTAAAAAATGATTTAAACGAATCAGAAATAAAAGAATTAGTAAAAAGGACCAATTGTAAAACAATTTTAAAATATGAAACGCATATAACTGGCGATTTAAGAGTTCCTACGACCAAAATATTGTACGGCACTGAAACAGAAACAATAAACAAAGAACACGGCTGTTTATTTAGTATCGATGCTTCAAAAATCATGTGGAGTATGGGAAACCTTGAAGAAAGAAAAAGGATTGCAAATAAATCAAATAGCGATGAAATAGTCGTGGACATGTTTGCAGGGATTGGTTACTTTACAATACCTCTTGCAAAATACTCGAAACCCAAAAAAATTTATGCTTTAGAATTAAACCCTAATTCATATCATCATTTGTGCAAAAACGTCAAATTAAACAAAGTTGAAGATATTGTCGTACCTATTAACATCGACAATAGAACTTTCCAATTTGATAATTTAGATACTAACACCAACGATAATGCTGAAAACAAAGTTAATATGAAAGCAGATAGGATTTTAATGGGCTATGTTGTTAAAACAAATGAATTCCTAGAAAAAGCATTCCAATTATTGGGAAACTATGGAACTATTCACTACCACGACACAGTACCTGAAAAACTTATAAATAGTCGCCCTATCGAACAGCTAAAGTCTATCGGAGGCATTTACGGGTTTGAACTTGAAAAATACGAAATAGTGCGCATAAAAAAATATTCGCCAGGAGTTTGGCATATTGTCGTCGATGCAAAATTCAAAAAAATTGATATAGGTTAA
- a CDS encoding AzlC family ABC transporter permease: protein MPISIGYIPIAVAFGILAKSIGIPDYICILMSVIVFAGASQFIGVNLIALGSSSFEIVITTFILNLRHLLLSSSLSQQMDYQHKSRKFLSALSFGITDESFVVASLKNTKNNKNNNHTDDSGNTVPKKLCPEYVLSLNLIGFMAWVFGTFLGVFVAEGLPSSIQSCLGIALYAMFIGLLIPAIKDSRKVLKIVIIALLVGSLINMINSMVLLNYLSVGWIIIFSTLISALISAYAFPKKDK from the coding sequence ATGCCGATATCTATCGGTTACATACCCATAGCCGTTGCTTTTGGGATATTGGCAAAATCAATAGGGATTCCAGATTATATATGTATATTAATGTCCGTTATTGTATTTGCAGGGGCTAGTCAGTTTATAGGCGTAAATCTAATTGCATTGGGTTCTTCATCTTTTGAAATAGTAATTACAACGTTTATATTGAATTTAAGGCATTTATTACTATCCTCTTCATTATCTCAACAGATGGACTATCAACACAAATCTAGAAAGTTTTTAAGTGCACTATCTTTTGGCATAACAGACGAGTCTTTCGTAGTAGCTTCGTTAAAAAACACTAAAAATAACAAGAATAATAACCATACGGACGATTCAGGCAATACGGTTCCTAAAAAGTTGTGTCCGGAATACGTATTGTCTTTAAATCTAATTGGGTTTATGGCATGGGTTTTCGGAACATTTTTAGGTGTTTTTGTAGCAGAAGGATTGCCTTCGTCAATTCAATCTTGTTTGGGTATCGCACTATACGCAATGTTTATTGGTTTATTAATTCCTGCAATTAAAGACTCCAGAAAAGTCCTAAAAATAGTTATAATTGCTTTACTAGTTGGTTCTTTAATCAATATGATAAATTCAATGGTTTTATTAAATTATCTATCCGTTGGTTGGATAATTATATTTTCTACATTGATATCTGCGCTAATTAGTGCGTATGCCTTTCCAAAAAAAGATAAATAG
- the selD gene encoding selenide, water dikinase SelD, producing the protein MSFKDVKLTEMVELHGUACKLPNTELEVLVKGIVDEKDIKNVKVGLGDDSSVIIRNGMAIAKTVDVFTPIVDDPYTQGKIAACNSTSDIYAMGLTDVIGVLVIMGIPMNLPIEAAREMLRGFQDFCRDNETSIIGGHTILNPVPIIGGSVTGIGKEEDVLMKSGAKPNSALILTKPLGNQTAMALSRVTDEYLDMLDLDKAEISRIVDFAVELMTLSNRKALLVLRELEAELGIKIANSMTDVTGFGILGHSQEMAEQSGVDIIIDALPIIKGTDELASMFGHALMTGRGAETAGGLLISVDSKYAEDLVKKLQDNDCYAFKVGKVVEVGVSDENNNADNEHNQLNNIKQGKAQLSDDFKIINV; encoded by the coding sequence ATGAGCTTTAAAGACGTTAAGTTAACAGAAATGGTAGAATTACACGGTTGAGCTTGTAAATTACCAAATACTGAGCTTGAAGTACTTGTTAAAGGTATAGTTGATGAAAAAGATATTAAAAATGTTAAAGTAGGTTTAGGCGATGATTCCTCAGTTATAATCCGTAACGGAATGGCAATTGCCAAAACAGTTGACGTATTTACGCCCATTGTAGATGACCCTTATACGCAGGGAAAAATAGCAGCTTGTAACTCTACGAGCGACATTTACGCAATGGGGCTAACGGATGTAATTGGCGTACTAGTAATAATGGGAATACCTATGAATCTCCCCATCGAAGCCGCAAGGGAAATGCTAAGAGGCTTCCAGGACTTTTGCAGAGACAATGAAACATCTATAATCGGCGGTCACACCATATTGAATCCAGTGCCTATAATCGGCGGTTCTGTAACGGGTATAGGCAAAGAAGAAGACGTTTTGATGAAATCTGGTGCAAAACCTAATAGTGCCCTTATTTTAACAAAACCTCTGGGGAATCAAACTGCTATGGCATTATCTCGTGTCACTGACGAATATTTGGATATGCTAGATTTAGACAAAGCTGAAATTAGCAGAATTGTTGATTTTGCGGTTGAATTAATGACTTTATCCAACAGAAAGGCACTTTTAGTATTAAGGGAGCTTGAGGCTGAATTAGGTATAAAAATAGCTAATTCAATGACTGATGTAACCGGTTTTGGTATATTGGGACACTCTCAAGAAATGGCGGAGCAAAGTGGTGTAGATATTATAATCGACGCATTACCAATCATTAAAGGTACGGATGAATTAGCATCTATGTTTGGACATGCTTTAATGACTGGCAGGGGTGCTGAAACAGCTGGTGGACTGTTAATTTCAGTAGATTCAAAATATGCAGAAGATTTAGTTAAAAAACTCCAAGACAACGATTGCTATGCTTTTAAAGTGGGCAAAGTTGTTGAAGTAGGCGTTAGTGACGAAAATAATAATGCCGATAATGAACATAATCAATTAAATAATATAAAACAAGGAAAAGCTCAACTATCTGATGATTTTAAAATAATCAACGTTTAA
- a CDS encoding pyruvate kinase alpha/beta domain-containing protein, protein MYFEQPGVENTEETLKCAIDRLKEDESLNDIVLASTTGKTALKLIDMINNSGITRKINLVAVTYHQGFSGEDINPMTEETENELKSKGAKVVRATHALSGVERGISKKFGGYGPVEIIAETLRTFGQGLKVAYEVTVMAADSGYISTKKDIIALGGSSKGSDCAVIIKPANMNNFFEIALKEILCKPKNKKKTI, encoded by the coding sequence ATGTATTTTGAACAACCAGGTGTGGAAAATACGGAAGAAACTTTAAAATGTGCAATAGATAGGTTAAAAGAAGATGAGTCCCTTAATGACATTGTATTGGCATCTACAACGGGTAAAACAGCTTTAAAGTTAATAGATATGATAAATAACTCTGGAATTACTAGAAAAATAAATTTAGTTGCAGTAACTTATCATCAGGGATTTTCTGGTGAAGATATTAACCCAATGACGGAAGAAACAGAAAATGAGTTAAAAAGTAAGGGTGCAAAGGTAGTAAGAGCTACGCACGCTTTGAGCGGTGTTGAAAGGGGTATTTCCAAAAAATTTGGAGGATACGGTCCTGTGGAAATAATCGCAGAAACTTTAAGGACTTTTGGACAAGGCTTGAAAGTAGCATACGAAGTAACGGTTATGGCTGCTGATTCTGGCTACATATCAACTAAAAAGGATATAATTGCATTGGGTGGCTCAAGTAAGGGTTCAGACTGTGCAGTGATTATAAAACCCGCTAATATGAATAACTTTTTTGAAATTGCATTAAAAGAAATACTTTGTAAGCCTAAAAATAAAAAGAAAACTATATAA
- the rnz gene encoding ribonuclease Z: MILTFLGTSASVPTKERAHTGLALRYNGEYFLFDCGENVQRQMMNTNVSPMKINNIFISHLHGDHVLGLGGLLQSMALSNRKRPLKIYGPPKTAEMIEYILKIGYHSISYDIEVLELELKPNKILSTNKSGNGYEIYCYPTNHSVPSLAYVFKELKAPKMDMNKVREFGIEIGSKLKDLKDGNSVEIEVFEDGKAIKKTIMPEDVLVSNTDGASFAYSGDTRPVYNFAKFLNDLNCKVLVHEATFDSSLLENALETMHSTFEEALKISEISGVKQLIITHISARYRSVKAYETEIDTYLEKSTVHGKNIKIEIARDFMEYDLKKLKVLNSNK; encoded by the coding sequence ATGATATTGACCTTTTTAGGAACAAGTGCTTCAGTACCCACAAAAGAAAGAGCACATACAGGATTAGCTTTAAGATATAATGGAGAATATTTTTTATTTGATTGCGGAGAAAATGTTCAACGTCAAATGATGAATACGAATGTATCGCCTATGAAAATAAATAATATATTCATATCTCATTTGCATGGGGACCATGTTTTAGGATTGGGCGGTTTATTACAATCCATGGCATTATCAAACAGAAAAAGACCATTAAAAATATATGGGCCTCCAAAAACGGCAGAAATGATTGAATATATTTTAAAAATAGGTTATCATTCAATTAGTTATGACATAGAAGTTTTAGAGTTAGAATTAAAGCCTAATAAAATACTTTCAACCAATAAGTCAGGTAATGGCTATGAAATATACTGTTATCCGACTAATCATTCAGTGCCTTCACTTGCATATGTATTTAAGGAATTAAAAGCTCCTAAAATGGATATGAATAAGGTTAGAGAATTTGGAATTGAAATAGGTTCTAAATTAAAAGATTTAAAAGATGGAAATAGTGTTGAAATAGAAGTTTTTGAGGATGGAAAAGCCATTAAAAAAACCATAATGCCTGAGGATGTGCTTGTATCAAATACCGACGGTGCGTCATTTGCCTATTCAGGAGATACTAGACCAGTTTATAATTTTGCAAAATTTTTAAATGATTTAAATTGTAAAGTTTTAGTTCACGAGGCCACCTTTGATAGTTCACTTTTAGAAAATGCCTTAGAAACTATGCACTCCACTTTTGAGGAAGCTTTGAAGATTTCAGAAATTTCCGGTGTTAAGCAGTTGATTATAACACACATATCAGCTCGTTATAGGTCCGTTAAAGCATATGAAACAGAAATTGATACATATTTGGAAAAGTCCACAGTACATGGCAAAAATATTAAAATAGAAATTGCAAGAGATTTTATGGAATATGACTTAAAAAAATTGAAAGTTTTAAATTCTAACAAATAA
- a CDS encoding MBL fold metallo-hydrolase, protein MIKLIYTGDITYSSSLKPLSASSSVTYIEGMANGKTIRIVIDTSTKDKKEFLINKFNSLGVKLENIDYVINTHHHYDHIENNELFKNARIITYNNYKDFEEGLSKYGIKIMEVLGHTMDSIAIIYGDYIVSGDAIPVKNNIFKNLPPKVHEDKELATESLNKIKNLRKNIITGHDGLLNIEDYADY, encoded by the coding sequence ATGATTAAATTAATTTATACGGGTGATATAACATATTCTTCTAGTTTAAAACCACTTTCTGCGTCTTCCTCGGTAACATACATAGAAGGAATGGCAAATGGAAAAACCATTAGAATAGTTATTGATACATCTACAAAAGATAAAAAGGAGTTTTTAATAAATAAATTTAACAGTTTGGGCGTAAAACTTGAAAATATTGATTATGTAATCAATACTCATCATCATTACGACCATATTGAAAATAACGAGTTATTTAAAAATGCGAGAATTATAACCTACAATAATTACAAAGATTTTGAAGAAGGGCTCTCAAAATATGGAATAAAGATTATGGAAGTTCTAGGGCATACTATGGATAGTATTGCGATAATATATGGGGATTATATAGTTTCTGGTGACGCCATACCTGTAAAAAACAATATTTTTAAAAATTTACCGCCTAAAGTACATGAAGATAAGGAATTAGCAACAGAATCCCTAAATAAAATTAAAAATTTACGTAAGAATATAATAACTGGACATGATGGTTTATTGAATATTGAAGATTACGCTGATTATTAA
- a CDS encoding RlmE family RNA methyltransferase, whose amino-acid sequence MGKKDKRWVLQRKRDFYYNLAKKNQYRSRATYKLFQLNEKFNFIKEDNVVIDLGCAPGGWLQSAREIVGEEGFVVGIDLQKVKPLNYDNVIAIKGDMTKEEILKEAVSHLPRNPDVIICDASPNVSGVWDVDHTCSLILTTMALMTSTRVLKKGGNFVVKVFQGDLFNKYTDLVSTYFDKVITTKPKASRGESAEVYVIGRRFNGKLFDLESEHPLAKLLKNSLQESGEKITEIKKERKIKINSSKGTNTVETAVTAEDIQNDEKENLIIKKDEKNPELLIKHIREMRKNK is encoded by the coding sequence ATGGGAAAAAAGGATAAAAGATGGGTACTTCAAAGAAAAAGAGATTTCTACTACAATTTGGCTAAAAAAAATCAATATAGGTCAAGAGCCACCTACAAACTATTTCAATTGAATGAAAAATTCAATTTTATTAAAGAAGACAACGTAGTAATCGACCTAGGTTGCGCACCTGGCGGTTGGCTACAGTCAGCTCGTGAAATAGTCGGTGAAGAGGGCTTTGTCGTAGGTATCGATCTTCAAAAAGTTAAACCTCTTAATTATGACAACGTCATAGCTATTAAGGGTGATATGACCAAAGAAGAGATACTTAAGGAAGCAGTATCTCACTTACCAAGAAACCCTGACGTAATAATTTGCGATGCTTCGCCAAACGTTAGTGGAGTTTGGGACGTTGACCACACCTGCTCATTGATATTAACTACAATGGCACTTATGACATCTACCAGAGTACTAAAAAAAGGTGGTAACTTCGTAGTTAAAGTATTCCAGGGCGATTTATTTAATAAATATACAGATTTAGTCAGTACATACTTTGATAAAGTTATTACTACAAAACCAAAAGCTTCAAGGGGCGAAAGCGCTGAAGTTTATGTTATCGGTAGAAGATTTAACGGAAAATTATTTGATTTAGAATCAGAACATCCACTTGCTAAGTTATTGAAAAATAGCCTTCAAGAATCAGGCGAAAAGATTACTGAAATCAAAAAAGAAAGAAAAATTAAAATAAATAGTTCAAAAGGAACTAATACTGTAGAAACAGCTGTAACTGCCGAAGATATTCAAAATGATGAAAAAGAAAATTTAATAATTAAAAAGGATGAAAAAAATCCTGAATTATTAATAAAACACATCCGAGAGATGAGGAAAAACAAATAA
- a CDS encoding MATE family efflux transporter: protein MDYNKLENESINRLIVRYAIPATVGMLVSGIYTVVDGIFVGNYVGSYGLASIAFAWPFLISIYGIGIMFGLGGATLISINLGMKNKDEAEKILSTTFLYMIIVSAIIMLTGMPITEILLKIIGAKGIYFTEALNYSSIFIYGAIITLSTVAFDSLVRNDGFPTKAMYAMTTGAILNIILDGLFIAILGYGIMGAAIATLLSQSVVFIIYLEHFLCGKSNLRLKLFEKFDKTKNNTINSVKDDINTKNNDKNNKNNDKQDITDNFKDNIKDNIKDNIKDNLKYKPLNNYKNKKEEIMDSLKNVHTVKKIAFAGFPGFLGEFAFALLVFIHNIQFLAYGTSLDVSAFGTVSYVSGLAFFVIYGVSLGVQPLISYNYGADKIERVREIFKKASLINLALGLVIYAIVNIFAELLVRLFNSSDLLFINTSMFGLKIHSIYFIIVGVTLISITYFQSVYKYKTSVFLMLSRSTIFLIPLILILPQYYGVTGIWYAMPIAEYIALVVSLILVKRHLFDSKTFNKSEIKHVDE from the coding sequence ATGGACTATAATAAACTAGAAAATGAAAGTATAAACCGATTAATCGTAAGATACGCAATTCCTGCTACCGTAGGAATGTTGGTTAGTGGAATTTACACTGTAGTGGATGGTATTTTCGTAGGAAATTACGTGGGTTCTTACGGGCTGGCAAGTATAGCTTTTGCTTGGCCATTTTTGATATCTATTTATGGTATAGGTATTATGTTCGGTTTAGGGGGCGCAACGTTAATTTCAATCAATTTAGGTATGAAAAATAAAGACGAAGCCGAAAAAATCCTATCAACTACCTTTTTATACATGATAATTGTTTCAGCAATCATAATGTTAACCGGAATGCCCATAACTGAAATTTTGTTGAAAATTATCGGAGCTAAGGGTATTTACTTTACAGAGGCTTTAAATTACTCTAGTATATTCATATATGGTGCCATAATAACCTTGAGTACTGTAGCATTCGACAGCTTGGTTAGGAATGATGGATTCCCTACTAAAGCAATGTATGCAATGACTACGGGCGCCATATTAAATATTATACTAGATGGCTTATTCATAGCAATCTTAGGTTATGGAATTATGGGTGCAGCAATTGCCACGTTATTGTCTCAATCTGTAGTTTTTATAATATATCTTGAGCATTTTCTTTGTGGCAAATCAAATTTAAGGCTAAAATTATTCGAAAAATTTGATAAAACGAAAAATAATACAATTAATTCTGTAAAGGACGATATAAATACTAAGAATAATGATAAGAATAATAAAAATAACGATAAACAAGATATAACAGATAATTTTAAAGATAACATTAAAGATAACATTAAAGATAACATTAAAGATAATTTAAAATATAAACCATTAAATAATTATAAAAATAAAAAAGAAGAGATAATGGATTCTCTAAAAAATGTCCATACTGTTAAAAAAATAGCATTTGCAGGTTTTCCAGGATTTTTAGGGGAGTTCGCATTTGCTTTATTGGTATTTATTCATAATATACAATTTTTAGCATATGGTACTTCATTAGATGTCTCTGCATTCGGTACTGTTTCTTACGTATCAGGTTTGGCATTTTTCGTAATATATGGTGTTTCTTTAGGTGTTCAACCACTTATAAGTTACAATTACGGTGCCGACAAGATTGAGAGGGTAAGAGAAATCTTCAAAAAAGCATCCTTAATAAATTTAGCACTGGGTTTAGTCATATATGCTATTGTAAATATCTTTGCGGAGCTTTTGGTACGTTTATTCAATAGTTCGGACTTATTATTCATAAATACATCCATGTTTGGATTAAAAATACATTCGATATATTTTATAATCGTAGGAGTTACGTTGATATCTATAACTTATTTCCAATCCGTTTACAAGTACAAAACATCCGTATTTTTAATGTTGTCTCGTTCTACAATATTTTTAATACCTTTAATTCTAATATTGCCTCAATATTATGGAGTAACCGGAATTTGGTATGCCATGCCTATCGCAGAGTATATTGCTTTGGTTGTTTCGTTGATACTTGTTAAACGCCATCTCTTTGACTCTAAGACCTTTAATAAGTCGGAAATTAAACACGTAGACGAATAA
- the sucD gene encoding succinate--CoA ligase subunit alpha, which produces MILLNEDTRVIVQGITGNQGRFHTKNMLEANTNVVAGVTPGKKGQNVQGVPVFDSVLETVEEYDANASVIFIPAPFAKDAAFEAIDAGLKLVTIITEHIPVQDAIDIVNYGKKCGVDIIGPNTPGLASPKVGKMGIIPMSVLKEGNIGMVSRSGTLTYEVANQLTQNGHGQSTCVGIGGDPIIGLRYMEILERFEKDNETDAIVMIGEIGGSAEEETAEKLIHKMKKPVISYIAGQSAPEGKRMGHAGAIIEKGAGTAQSKMKALEEAGALVAKKISEIPTLINEVI; this is translated from the coding sequence ATGATACTTTTAAACGAAGATACCAGAGTTATTGTTCAGGGGATTACTGGAAATCAGGGTAGATTCCATACAAAAAACATGTTAGAAGCAAATACAAATGTTGTTGCAGGTGTAACGCCAGGTAAAAAGGGTCAAAATGTTCAAGGCGTACCAGTTTTTGATTCAGTTTTAGAAACTGTTGAAGAATATGACGCTAATGCTTCAGTAATATTTATTCCAGCACCTTTTGCAAAAGATGCAGCTTTTGAAGCTATTGACGCAGGTTTAAAGCTGGTTACAATCATAACAGAGCACATACCTGTTCAAGATGCCATCGATATTGTAAATTATGGCAAAAAATGCGGTGTTGATATCATAGGACCTAATACTCCAGGTTTAGCATCTCCAAAAGTTGGAAAAATGGGTATCATACCAATGAGTGTTTTAAAAGAAGGTAACATCGGAATGGTTTCAAGAAGTGGAACTTTAACCTACGAGGTTGCAAACCAATTAACTCAAAATGGACATGGACAGTCAACCTGTGTTGGAATAGGTGGCGACCCAATCATTGGTTTAAGATACATGGAGATATTGGAAAGATTTGAAAAAGACAATGAAACAGACGCAATTGTTATGATAGGAGAAATTGGAGGCTCTGCTGAAGAAGAAACAGCGGAAAAATTAATCCATAAGATGAAAAAACCTGTAATTTCATACATTGCCGGACAATCTGCACCTGAAGGAAAAAGAATGGGTCACGCTGGTGCAATAATTGAAAAAGGAGCAGGAACTGCGCAAAGTAAAATGAAAGCACTCGAAGAAGCTGGCGCATTAGTTGCTAAGAAAATTTCAGAAATTCCTACTTTAATAAATGAAGTAATTTAA